A section of the Roseovarius sp. W115 genome encodes:
- a CDS encoding hemolysin family protein → MGDSNEGSSTAAQGAQSVDHDSDDHQSGFFSRLFGALSPNDETEADPEQSDQVMATTGLGLGNLRRLSVEDVAIPKADIVSVSATSNKDELVQTFRDSGLTRLPVYEGTLDTPIGFVHLKDFALKHGFNGGGRFSMKKMLRPLLFVPPSMSIGVLLQKMQAERRHMALVIDEYGGVDGLVTIEDLIEQVVGEIADEHDVVEGQYWTQEKPGCYMALAKTPLDEFEAEIGMSLTEVEKVDEEEIDTLGGLVFMLLGRVPVRGELVEHPNGIEIQVAEADPRRIQRLRVRLPEGAEG, encoded by the coding sequence ATGGGCGACAGTAACGAAGGATCCTCTACCGCAGCGCAGGGCGCGCAATCGGTAGATCACGACAGCGACGATCACCAGAGCGGTTTTTTCAGCAGGCTCTTTGGCGCGCTGTCCCCAAATGACGAAACAGAGGCGGATCCCGAGCAATCGGATCAGGTCATGGCGACCACAGGTCTTGGTCTTGGCAACCTGCGGCGCTTGTCGGTTGAGGATGTGGCCATTCCTAAGGCAGACATTGTCTCGGTCTCTGCGACCTCAAACAAAGATGAACTGGTCCAGACCTTTCGCGACAGCGGTCTCACGCGGTTGCCGGTCTATGAGGGCACACTGGATACGCCCATTGGGTTTGTGCATCTTAAGGATTTTGCCCTCAAGCACGGCTTCAACGGCGGCGGGCGGTTTTCTATGAAGAAAATGCTGCGCCCGCTTTTGTTTGTGCCGCCTTCGATGTCCATTGGCGTGCTCTTGCAAAAGATGCAGGCTGAGCGGCGGCATATGGCGCTTGTGATTGACGAATATGGTGGTGTGGATGGTCTTGTGACCATCGAGGACCTGATCGAACAGGTCGTTGGTGAGATCGCGGATGAGCATGATGTTGTCGAGGGGCAGTATTGGACTCAGGAAAAACCAGGCTGCTACATGGCGCTGGCCAAGACACCGCTGGATGAGTTTGAGGCAGAGATTGGTATGTCCCTGACCGAAGTGGAAAAGGTCGATGAAGAAGAGATCGACACGCTTGGTGGGCTGGTGTTCATGCTTTTGGGCCGGGTGCCGGTGCGCGGCGAACTCGTAGAGCATCCCAATGGCATCGAAATTCAGGTGGCCGAGGCAGACCCGCGCCGTATTCAGCGGCTGCGCGTGCGCCTGCCAGAAGGGGCCGAGGGCTAG
- the ybeY gene encoding rRNA maturation RNase YbeY: protein MIADVILEDGRWSCLDIKEMTQRAAHATLTHLDLDPQGFEISLLACDDTRIAALNEDFRDKPQPTNVLSWPSAERGAAVDGATPPAPDPAQEAELGDIAIAYDTCLREAEAAGRPMADHVTHLLVHGILHLLGYDHERDLDATLMERLEVEILGKLGLPDPY, encoded by the coding sequence ATGATTGCGGATGTCATTTTGGAAGATGGCCGCTGGTCTTGTCTTGATATAAAGGAGATGACCCAGCGGGCTGCGCACGCAACGCTCACCCATCTTGACCTTGACCCGCAAGGCTTTGAAATATCGCTTTTGGCCTGTGATGACACGCGCATTGCAGCGCTCAATGAGGATTTCCGCGACAAACCCCAACCCACGAACGTCCTGAGCTGGCCCAGTGCAGAACGTGGCGCGGCGGTCGATGGGGCAACGCCGCCTGCGCCAGATCCTGCCCAAGAGGCCGAGTTGGGGGACATTGCCATTGCGTACGACACCTGCCTGCGCGAAGCAGAGGCGGCGGGCAGGCCGATGGCCGATCATGTGACGCATCTGCTTGTTCACGGAATTTTGCATTTGCTGGGTTATGACCATGAGCGTGACCTGGATGCCACCCTGATGGAACGACTTGAGGTCGAAATACTTGGCAAACTGGGTCTACCTGACCCATATTGA